A section of the Deinococcus gobiensis I-0 genome encodes:
- a CDS encoding isopeptide-forming domain-containing fimbrial protein, translating to MRAAATVLGLALTLSLGQSGLAAPTPAGTQITNTALFDADGQFTPSNPVTLTVQAVCGVAITPAAQRLPGTVGQPTPFTFTVLNTGNSTWTFPLEARAGATGRMDVILDPTSLTLTQGERRDVVLSVTPWGAGRLEAQLQAACGDVVARGLAQVDATLLPLTASKSVDRSTAKPGDVLTYTLTVTNPNPVPMTEVVLTDPLDAHVRFLDATPAPQVQGQTLTFLLGTVPAQGSATVTFRVHLDKTDDLTVPNVARVVTAEQPQGIPTNTVKTTVWDPKLVISKVSGKTIVQVGDTVTYTVTVTNASTAAALDETTVQDRLPAGLALNAGTLRLNGQRVVDINPDPQIIEVAGGALTPGQTTVLTYTTTVTPEAIGRLSLRNVAQASGVRSAQVTERVSTTEVDAIVKLAPADRAVLLGRVYLDVDGNGQFSAADRPVQGARVVVAGGEAALTDTLGRYAVPDLREGRYAVVLDRASVPYSPAAQPGGLLLGGAQLVNIYGTATADFPLLPPTGSGSAGRSTVLTGQGWRAEKQVQRQGTEVHVTLTLRAERDMTLQLDDPLPTGAALLQGQSNQRVTVRAQVPVTLSYTFQSDLPDAALTTDPVIHAGDPPK from the coding sequence GTGCGGGCGGCCGCGACGGTCCTGGGCCTCGCGCTCACCCTGAGCCTGGGGCAGTCCGGCCTCGCGGCCCCCACGCCCGCCGGCACCCAGATCACCAATACCGCCCTCTTCGACGCGGACGGCCAGTTCACCCCCAGCAACCCGGTCACACTTACCGTGCAGGCCGTCTGTGGGGTGGCGATCACGCCCGCCGCGCAGCGCCTTCCGGGCACAGTCGGGCAGCCTACTCCCTTCACCTTCACCGTCCTGAATACAGGAAATAGCACCTGGACCTTCCCGCTGGAGGCGCGCGCCGGTGCCACGGGACGCATGGACGTGATCCTTGACCCGACGAGTCTGACGCTGACCCAGGGCGAACGCCGCGACGTGGTGCTGAGCGTGACCCCCTGGGGGGCGGGCCGCCTCGAAGCGCAGTTGCAGGCGGCCTGTGGTGATGTGGTCGCCCGGGGCCTCGCCCAGGTGGACGCGACGCTCCTCCCCCTGACCGCGAGCAAGAGCGTGGACCGCAGCACGGCGAAACCCGGCGACGTGCTCACGTACACGCTGACCGTCACCAATCCCAATCCGGTGCCCATGACGGAGGTCGTCCTCACCGATCCCCTGGACGCACATGTCCGCTTCCTGGACGCCACGCCGGCACCGCAAGTCCAGGGACAAACGCTGACGTTCCTTCTGGGAACAGTCCCCGCCCAGGGCAGTGCCACCGTGACCTTTCGGGTCCACCTCGACAAGACCGACGACCTCACCGTCCCCAATGTCGCCCGGGTCGTCACGGCTGAGCAGCCCCAGGGCATCCCGACCAACACGGTCAAGACGACCGTCTGGGACCCGAAACTGGTCATCAGCAAGGTTAGTGGCAAGACCATCGTGCAGGTGGGCGACACCGTGACCTACACCGTCACCGTCACCAACGCCAGCACGGCCGCCGCGCTCGACGAGACCACGGTACAGGACCGCCTGCCCGCAGGCCTGGCCCTGAATGCCGGAACGCTCCGCCTCAACGGGCAGAGGGTCGTGGACATCAACCCAGATCCGCAGATCATCGAGGTGGCCGGCGGCGCGCTCACGCCCGGACAGACCACCGTCCTGACCTACACCACGACCGTCACGCCAGAAGCCATCGGGCGGCTGAGTCTCCGCAACGTCGCGCAGGCCTCTGGTGTTCGGAGTGCCCAGGTGACCGAGCGCGTCTCGACGACCGAAGTGGACGCCATCGTGAAGCTCGCGCCCGCTGATCGGGCCGTGCTGCTGGGCCGGGTCTACCTCGACGTGGACGGGAATGGACAGTTCAGTGCGGCGGATCGTCCCGTGCAGGGCGCGCGCGTTGTCGTGGCTGGGGGGGAAGCCGCCCTCACCGACACCCTGGGACGGTACGCCGTGCCGGATCTGCGGGAGGGGCGCTATGCCGTGGTGCTCGACCGGGCCAGCGTGCCCTACAGCCCAGCGGCACAACCGGGCGGGCTGCTACTCGGCGGCGCGCAGCTGGTGAACATCTACGGCACCGCGACGGCGGACTTTCCGCTGCTGCCTCCCACCGGTTCGGGCTCCGCAGGGCGCAGCACGGTCCTGACCGGCCAGGGATGGCGAGCAGAGAAGCAGGTGCAGCGGCAGGGCACGGAAGTCCACGTCACCCTGACCTTGCGCGCCGAACGGGACATGACCCTTCAGCTCGACGACCCACTGCCCACCGGCGCGGCGCTGCTTCAGGGCCAATCCAACCAGCGTGTCACCGTACGTGCCCAGGTGCCGGTCACGCTCTCGTACACCTTCCAGTCGGATCTGCCCGATGCGGCACTGACCACCGACCCTGTCATCCACGCGGGAGACCCCCCCAAATGA
- a CDS encoding TRAFAC clade GTPase domain-containing protein → MTQTDTSLVWGVKRAPLIALVGLSKSGKSSFLGTLYLRLKREPLGDKQFAGSLTLRGWASITEKMYWKEELKPGFPPRTSGEAREPGFLHLTVAGETHLEDILLADVPGEWFAQLLENIHAEAAAPARWIIMNADAVLFFIDTDALSIFQTAYGTERNTKLLLDRIASLRPDLPIVTVRAKHDKTSADTQQSLDLIQIHIEKRFGQTQAYETVAASVESAVEDDTAPQPGQGVMEALTAALHLVNVLQRSTPSITRTQNSQALASLQEVSK, encoded by the coding sequence ATGACGCAGACTGACACTTCGCTTGTGTGGGGCGTCAAGCGGGCCCCTCTTATCGCACTAGTTGGTCTGTCCAAAAGTGGAAAGTCCTCATTCCTTGGGACCCTTTACCTTCGTTTGAAACGCGAACCTCTTGGTGATAAGCAATTTGCCGGCTCTCTAACCCTTAGAGGATGGGCCAGCATTACTGAAAAGATGTATTGGAAGGAAGAATTAAAGCCTGGCTTTCCGCCTCGTACTAGTGGCGAGGCTCGCGAACCTGGATTTCTGCATCTCACAGTTGCAGGAGAAACGCATCTTGAAGACATCTTGTTGGCTGACGTTCCCGGAGAGTGGTTTGCACAGCTTCTGGAGAACATTCACGCTGAAGCGGCGGCTCCTGCGCGCTGGATTATTATGAATGCTGACGCAGTTTTGTTTTTCATTGATACGGATGCGCTTTCAATTTTTCAAACTGCATACGGCACAGAGCGTAATACTAAATTACTTCTTGATCGTATAGCATCACTTAGACCTGATCTCCCTATCGTCACGGTTCGCGCCAAACACGATAAAACTTCCGCTGACACTCAACAAAGCCTTGATTTGATACAAATTCATATTGAGAAACGCTTCGGTCAAACCCAAGCATACGAAACAGTGGCCGCTTCGGTGGAATCAGCGGTTGAGGACGATACAGCCCCACAACCAGGTCAAGGCGTCATGGAAGCGCTTACCGCTGCTCTTCATCTAGTAAACGTCCTACAACGTTCAACACCTTCAATCACGCGCACCCAGAATAGTCAAGCACTTGCCTCTCTTCAGGAAGTCAGCAAATGA
- a CDS encoding effector-associated domain EAD1-containing protein: protein MTDNLALRNFLAENYSTYAEVKELWARVGGNTGRILDQTDSRSRWAALIQQMESGAVPRLKLLTEILNDYKGSKIIIDEVEQELTLEALSPAQKLVDQISRADSIQPINIDFSILDGVKVDQIAPAIAVQVFQTTPEEKKRFRLNLDTLKDKGTAAILGATANQLMPLVIAGAHWALGGQG from the coding sequence ATGACGGACAACCTAGCACTCCGAAATTTTTTAGCAGAGAATTACTCAACATACGCAGAAGTCAAGGAGTTATGGGCGCGTGTCGGTGGCAACACCGGCAGAATTCTCGACCAAACCGACTCCCGATCACGGTGGGCGGCACTAATTCAGCAGATGGAGAGCGGAGCTGTCCCTCGTCTCAAGCTATTAACAGAGATTCTAAATGATTATAAGGGAAGCAAGATTATCATTGATGAGGTGGAGCAAGAGTTGACACTTGAAGCCTTATCGCCCGCTCAGAAATTAGTGGATCAGATTAGTAGAGCAGACTCCATTCAGCCCATTAATATTGACTTTTCTATTCTGGATGGAGTGAAAGTAGATCAAATTGCGCCAGCCATAGCAGTCCAAGTCTTTCAAACGACACCAGAAGAGAAAAAGCGCTTTAGATTAAACCTTGATACCTTAAAAGATAAAGGCACTGCGGCAATATTAGGCGCTACAGCAAATCAGTTGATGCCTTTAGTTATTGCTGGCGCTCATTGGGCTCTTGGTGGACAAGGATGA
- a CDS encoding GTPase-associated system all-helical protein GASH — MNAITGANFDDTHDQAVEPAFKLIIERLTNEPESLIDAALAAFLPHSTKEHPLLKETFNDIESIWPYVRKKFADEPIWLDRYVLGRALLEIADTNSIAAAKMYLALKDPFLYTLETREANFRTSFLKVWKPSFEKVAKMFWQPSEDFSPVPVKSITAQISTESINTLKAQLQEATEGTAFQDANGEAYDMDKDWITTFSAVAGDAISASINEALKELTQKLPSQLRSASNYHERIQEILKYATRAQRQGNLTWWLLSKYSVPTDQSYRALSPLSGVLQMVLDFKQFASTLAPSEVDAILLEAIWTTYPDSMAEERTINEWIDDVITCKESAEYGVSDRKISPLLLCDVIAAKHNGSLVEAATLAGVNSEVKLTLANFAIWLWHSTQAHSS, encoded by the coding sequence ATGAATGCAATTACTGGGGCAAACTTCGATGATACGCATGACCAAGCAGTCGAGCCTGCCTTCAAGCTTATTATTGAACGCCTCACAAATGAACCAGAAAGTTTGATTGACGCAGCTCTCGCAGCTTTTCTGCCACATTCTACGAAGGAACACCCTCTACTTAAAGAGACATTCAATGACATCGAGTCAATTTGGCCTTATGTAAGAAAAAAATTTGCCGACGAGCCAATCTGGCTTGACCGTTATGTTCTGGGAAGGGCTTTACTCGAAATCGCAGATACAAATAGCATCGCAGCCGCAAAGATGTATCTTGCCTTAAAAGATCCATTTTTGTATACTTTAGAGACAAGGGAAGCGAATTTTCGCACCTCATTTCTCAAAGTATGGAAGCCGTCTTTTGAAAAAGTTGCAAAGATGTTCTGGCAACCGTCAGAAGATTTCAGTCCAGTTCCCGTCAAGTCCATAACGGCTCAAATATCTACAGAGTCTATAAATACACTTAAGGCACAGTTGCAAGAAGCGACCGAGGGCACAGCCTTCCAAGATGCCAATGGTGAAGCTTATGATATGGATAAGGATTGGATAACCACATTCTCAGCAGTAGCCGGAGACGCAATTAGTGCCTCTATTAATGAGGCATTGAAAGAACTAACCCAGAAGCTTCCTTCACAACTCAGGAGTGCATCTAATTATCATGAACGTATTCAAGAAATTTTAAAATATGCTACACGTGCACAGCGTCAAGGAAATTTGACTTGGTGGCTGCTATCTAAATACAGCGTTCCTACAGATCAATCATATCGCGCACTTTCTCCACTGAGTGGTGTTCTACAGATGGTATTGGATTTCAAGCAATTTGCGTCAACACTCGCTCCCTCAGAAGTAGACGCCATTCTATTGGAAGCCATCTGGACTACCTACCCAGATTCAATGGCGGAGGAGCGGACCATCAACGAATGGATAGATGATGTCATAACCTGTAAAGAATCTGCTGAATATGGCGTTTCAGATCGAAAGATATCACCACTTTTACTCTGTGATGTCATCGCGGCAAAGCATAATGGGAGCTTGGTTGAAGCCGCTACCCTCGCTGGTGTCAACTCTGAGGTAAAGCTCACGCTAGCCAACTTCGCGATCTGGCTCTGGCACAGTACGCAGGCCCACTCCTCATGA